One stretch of Micromonospora echinospora DNA includes these proteins:
- a CDS encoding glucose-6-phosphate isomerase has product MSDLLAGRADMAAGLAVRGADALGASARATLVSHDVPARLAAGDPALWGPAAETAALTRLGWLHAHRRSRDLLPQLAELADELDDLDHVVLAGDRGDTLAAEVVAECLGRRVTVLDTADPGPARAALADRPARTLLVLAARHGLDRTTDAHLRAYRQAWADEGPDAARHVVVVTEPGTELAARADELGAVVLPAEPGVAGPWAALTAFGLVPAALAGAPVTEVLDEAEALTGALDRDRDNPGLALGAALGAAAGEGRDTIALVPDGTGLDGLGRWARALLADATGGRILPLVAESPGSPGATGPGVLTVGLGGALGAGVGPGVAADVAVNGPLGAHLLTWAYAAATAAVTLRTDPFAAPAAAVAGDEPDSGPPSSVEDAIEVYAPSDAPADLTGALRWLLDGLGEREHLAVTAYLDPRADAAVAGLRPLLARHTGRPVTFAWGPRRPEHTDTRGRHLQITGAVTDDLEVPGRPYTFAQLQAAQAAGDRLALAGRERPVLRLHLTKRAAGVAQLLDTAGRTRT; this is encoded by the coding sequence GTGAGTGACCTGCTGGCCGGGCGGGCGGACATGGCCGCCGGCCTGGCCGTGCGCGGCGCCGACGCCCTCGGCGCGTCGGCGCGGGCCACGCTCGTCTCCCACGACGTCCCGGCCCGGCTCGCCGCGGGGGACCCGGCCCTCTGGGGGCCCGCCGCCGAGACCGCGGCGCTCACCCGGCTGGGCTGGCTGCACGCCCACCGGCGCAGCCGGGACCTGCTCCCCCAGCTCGCCGAACTGGCCGACGAGCTGGACGATCTGGACCACGTGGTGCTGGCCGGCGACCGCGGCGACACGCTCGCCGCCGAGGTCGTCGCCGAGTGCCTGGGCCGCCGGGTGACGGTGCTCGACACCGCCGATCCGGGGCCGGCGCGGGCCGCGCTCGCCGACCGCCCGGCGCGTACCCTCCTGGTGCTCGCCGCCCGGCACGGCCTGGACCGGACCACCGACGCCCACCTGCGCGCCTACCGGCAGGCGTGGGCCGACGAGGGCCCGGACGCGGCCCGGCACGTCGTGGTGGTCACCGAGCCCGGCACGGAACTCGCGGCGCGCGCCGACGAGCTGGGCGCCGTGGTGCTCCCGGCCGAGCCCGGTGTGGCCGGGCCGTGGGCCGCGCTCACCGCGTTCGGCCTGGTCCCGGCGGCGCTGGCCGGCGCGCCGGTCACCGAGGTGCTGGACGAGGCGGAGGCGCTCACCGGCGCGCTCGACCGGGACCGGGACAATCCGGGCCTCGCGCTCGGCGCGGCCCTGGGCGCGGCGGCCGGCGAGGGTCGGGACACGATCGCGCTGGTCCCCGACGGCACCGGACTCGACGGCCTGGGCCGCTGGGCGCGCGCGCTGCTCGCCGACGCGACCGGCGGGCGGATCCTGCCGCTGGTCGCGGAATCCCCGGGCTCCCCCGGCGCCACCGGGCCGGGCGTGCTCACAGTCGGTCTCGGCGGCGCCCTCGGCGCCGGCGTCGGTCCGGGCGTGGCCGCCGACGTGGCGGTCAACGGGCCGCTCGGCGCGCACCTGCTCACCTGGGCCTACGCCGCCGCGACCGCCGCGGTGACGCTGCGGACCGACCCGTTCGCGGCGCCCGCCGCCGCAGTGGCCGGCGACGAGCCGGACAGCGGGCCGCCGTCGTCGGTCGAGGACGCGATCGAGGTGTACGCCCCGAGCGACGCGCCGGCCGACCTGACCGGCGCGCTGCGCTGGCTGCTCGACGGGCTGGGCGAACGGGAGCACCTCGCGGTCACCGCGTACCTCGACCCGCGGGCCGACGCGGCGGTGGCCGGGCTGCGCCCGCTGCTGGCGCGGCACACCGGACGGCCGGTCACCTTCGCCTGGGGACCGCGCCGGCCGGAGCACACCGACACCCGCGGCCGGCACCTCCAGATCACCGGTGCGGTCACCGATGATCTGGAAGTGCCCGGCCGTCCGTACACCTTCGCGCAGCTCCAGGCGGCCCAGGCCGCCGGTGACCGGCTGGCCCTGGCCGGCCGGGAACGACCGGTGCTGCGACTGCACCTGACCAAGCGGGCGGCTGGCGTCGCCCAGCTGCTGGATACGGCCGGACGGACACGCACGTGA
- the zwf gene encoding glucose-6-phosphate dehydrogenase: MNPLRDVQDRRLPRIPEPCALVIFGVTGDLARKKLLPAVYDLANRGLLPPGFVVLGFARRDWGDGDFESVAHEAAKKHARTPWREEVWARLAGNIKFVGGSFDDDAAFDQLAATLDELRDSHGIAGNAAFYFSIPPAAFPVVLKQLARTGMADNDKSGGWRRVVVEKPFGNDLPSAKALNDLVDDVFTSQDVFRIDHYLGKETVQNILALRFANNLFEPLWNSKYVDSVQITMAEDVGIGTRAAFYDSVGTARDVLQNHLLQLLALVAMEEPTSFDADEIRAEKLKVLKAITVPRDVSQDTVRGQYLPGWVGGERAKGYLEEEGVPEGSTTETYVAVKLGIQNRRWAGVPFYIRAGKRLPRRVTEVAIMFKKAPHLPFNAADMESLGPNQLVIRVQPDEGVVLKFGSKVPGTTMEVRDIAMDFQYGEAFTESSPEAYERLVLDVLIGDRTLFPDAAEVEQSWQVVDPLEHAWEGTTPEPYRAGEWGPRAADEMLAREGRAWRRA; the protein is encoded by the coding sequence GTGAACCCGCTGCGCGACGTGCAGGACCGGCGGTTGCCCCGGATCCCCGAGCCGTGTGCCCTGGTGATCTTCGGGGTGACCGGCGATCTGGCCCGCAAGAAGCTGCTGCCGGCGGTCTACGACCTGGCCAACCGAGGGCTCCTGCCGCCCGGGTTCGTGGTGCTCGGCTTCGCCCGCCGGGACTGGGGCGACGGCGACTTCGAGTCGGTGGCGCACGAGGCGGCCAAGAAGCACGCCCGTACCCCCTGGCGGGAAGAGGTGTGGGCCCGGCTGGCCGGCAACATCAAGTTCGTCGGCGGCTCGTTCGACGACGACGCCGCGTTCGACCAGCTCGCCGCCACCCTCGACGAGCTGCGCGACTCGCACGGCATCGCCGGCAACGCCGCCTTCTACTTCTCCATCCCCCCGGCGGCCTTCCCGGTGGTGCTCAAGCAGCTCGCCCGCACCGGCATGGCGGACAACGACAAGTCCGGCGGCTGGCGCCGCGTGGTGGTGGAGAAGCCGTTCGGCAACGACCTGCCCTCGGCCAAGGCGCTCAACGACCTGGTCGACGACGTCTTCACCAGCCAGGACGTCTTCCGGATCGACCACTACCTGGGCAAGGAGACGGTCCAGAACATCCTGGCGCTGCGGTTCGCGAACAACCTGTTCGAGCCGCTGTGGAACTCCAAGTACGTCGACTCGGTGCAGATCACCATGGCCGAGGACGTCGGCATCGGCACCCGGGCCGCCTTCTACGACTCCGTCGGCACCGCCCGCGACGTGCTCCAGAACCATCTGCTCCAACTGCTCGCCCTGGTCGCGATGGAGGAGCCGACCAGCTTCGACGCCGACGAGATCCGCGCCGAGAAGCTCAAGGTGCTCAAGGCGATCACCGTGCCGCGCGACGTCTCCCAGGACACCGTGCGCGGCCAGTACCTGCCCGGCTGGGTGGGCGGCGAGCGCGCCAAGGGCTACCTGGAGGAGGAAGGCGTCCCGGAGGGCTCCACCACCGAGACGTACGTGGCGGTGAAGCTGGGCATCCAGAACCGGCGCTGGGCCGGGGTGCCGTTCTACATCCGGGCCGGCAAGCGGCTGCCCCGGCGGGTCACCGAGGTGGCCATCATGTTCAAGAAGGCGCCGCACCTGCCGTTCAACGCCGCCGACATGGAGTCCCTCGGCCCCAACCAGCTCGTCATCCGGGTGCAGCCGGACGAGGGCGTGGTGCTGAAGTTCGGCTCCAAGGTGCCGGGCACCACGATGGAGGTCCGCGACATCGCGATGGACTTCCAGTACGGCGAGGCGTTCACCGAGTCCAGCCCCGAGGCGTACGAGCGGCTCGTGCTGGACGTGCTGATCGGCGACCGGACGCTGTTCCCGGACGCCGCCGAGGTCGAGCAGAGCTGGCAGGTCGTCGACCCGCTGGAACACGCCTGGGAGGGCACCACGCCGGAGCCGTACCGGGCCGGCGAGTGGGGACCCCGGGCTGCCGACGAGATGCTGGCCCGCGAGGGCCGGGCTTGGAGAAGAGCATGA
- a CDS encoding glucose-6-phosphate dehydrogenase assembly protein OpcA: MIGLWDTTGNEVVKALAAERRSAGGVASGMALTLIVVVDEKRVREAEAAATIAAAAHPCRLLVVVRSDVERDRNRLDAEIVVGGRLGPCEAVVTRMYGRLALHAESVVMPLLVPDVPVVTWWHGEPPEEIATDFLGVVADRRITDSAQAADPIVALRQRAHDYAPGDTDLAWTRITPWRTLVAGAFDTTQARVTEASVVAPQSDPTAALMSGWLKARLGIEPAWQRSDEFPRMRQVQLRCANGDELTLTRDDSIAVFRRTGQEDRTLPLVRRPLGDELAEELRRLDADQVYAEALGAAAGITGLDQRPAQRVHVWKDPATAQRAEAGVTAHAGATANE, translated from the coding sequence ATGATCGGGCTGTGGGACACCACCGGCAACGAGGTGGTCAAGGCGCTGGCCGCGGAACGGCGCAGCGCGGGCGGGGTGGCCAGCGGCATGGCCCTCACGCTGATCGTGGTGGTGGACGAGAAGCGGGTCCGGGAGGCCGAGGCGGCCGCCACCATCGCCGCGGCGGCGCACCCCTGCCGCCTGCTCGTGGTGGTCCGCTCCGACGTGGAGCGCGACCGCAACCGGCTGGACGCGGAGATCGTCGTGGGCGGCCGGCTCGGGCCGTGCGAGGCGGTGGTGACCCGGATGTACGGGCGGCTCGCGCTGCACGCCGAATCCGTGGTGATGCCGCTGCTGGTGCCGGACGTGCCGGTGGTGACCTGGTGGCACGGCGAGCCGCCGGAGGAGATCGCCACCGACTTCCTCGGTGTGGTGGCCGACCGGCGGATCACCGACTCGGCGCAGGCGGCCGACCCGATCGTCGCGCTGCGGCAGCGGGCCCACGACTACGCCCCCGGCGACACCGACCTGGCGTGGACCCGGATCACCCCGTGGCGCACGCTCGTGGCGGGCGCGTTCGACACCACCCAGGCCCGGGTCACCGAGGCGAGCGTGGTGGCGCCCCAGTCGGACCCGACGGCGGCGCTGATGAGCGGATGGCTCAAGGCCCGGCTCGGCATCGAACCGGCCTGGCAGCGGTCCGACGAGTTCCCGCGGATGCGTCAGGTGCAGCTGCGCTGCGCCAACGGCGACGAGCTGACGCTGACCCGGGACGACAGCATCGCGGTGTTCCGGCGTACCGGGCAGGAGGACCGCACGCTGCCGCTGGTCCGCCGGCCGCTCGGCGACGAGCTGGCCGAGGAGCTGCGCCGCCTCGACGCCGACCAGGTGTACGCGGAGGCGCTCGGCGCCGCGGCCGGGATCACCGGACTCGACCAGCGTCCGGCCCAGCGGGTGCACGTGTGGAAGGATCCGGCGACCGCCCAGCGGGCCGAGGCCGGCGTGACCGCGCACGCGGGCGCGACCGCGAACGAGTGA
- the pgl gene encoding 6-phosphogluconolactonase, which translates to MTEASVAVHADPDLLAQAVAARLVVKLLDAQAERGQASVVLTGGRIAAAVYRAVGQLPARDAVDWSRVDVWWGDERFLPAGDPERNETQARAALLDTVPLDPARVHPMPASDGPAGDDPEAAAAGYARELATAARPGNAVLPHFDVLMLGVGEDGHVASVFPEHPVHHDNRPVSAVRGSPKPPPVRTTLTLPTINTAEEVWLIAAGADKARAVGMALAGAGPVQLPAAGVQGVSRTLWLLDRAAAANVPPRLRSLR; encoded by the coding sequence ATGACTGAGGCTAGTGTCGCCGTACACGCCGACCCCGACCTGCTCGCGCAGGCGGTGGCGGCCCGGTTGGTGGTGAAGCTGCTCGACGCGCAGGCCGAGCGAGGCCAGGCGTCGGTGGTGCTGACCGGCGGGCGGATCGCCGCGGCGGTGTACCGGGCGGTCGGGCAGCTGCCCGCCCGGGACGCGGTCGACTGGTCCCGGGTCGACGTGTGGTGGGGTGACGAGCGGTTCCTGCCCGCCGGTGACCCGGAGCGCAACGAGACGCAGGCGCGGGCGGCGCTGCTGGACACGGTGCCGCTGGACCCGGCGCGGGTGCACCCGATGCCGGCCTCCGACGGCCCGGCCGGTGACGACCCGGAGGCGGCCGCCGCCGGGTACGCGCGGGAGCTGGCCACCGCCGCCCGGCCCGGGAACGCCGTACTGCCCCACTTCGACGTGCTGATGCTCGGCGTCGGCGAGGACGGACACGTGGCGTCGGTGTTCCCGGAGCACCCGGTGCACCACGACAACCGCCCGGTCAGCGCGGTGCGGGGCAGCCCGAAGCCGCCGCCGGTGCGGACCACGCTGACCCTGCCGACGATCAACACGGCCGAGGAGGTGTGGCTGATCGCCGCCGGGGCGGACAAGGCCCGGGCGGTGGGCATGGCGCTGGCCGGGGCCGGGCCGGTGCAGTTGCCGGCCGCCGGGGTGCAGGGCGTCTCCCGTACCCTCTGGCTGCTCGACCGGGCCGCGGCGGCGAACGTACCCCCGCGGCTGCGCAGCCTCCGCTGA
- a CDS encoding RNA polymerase-binding protein RbpA: protein MPSNNVIRGTRVGSAPERFDQRVEPAPRRPVVYWCRHGHRVEFLIAAEAETPAAWECPRCGEPAGPDPGDPPGRQRAEPYKTHLAYVQERRTPEEGEALLAEALDALRRRRGRA from the coding sequence GTGCCCAGCAACAACGTCATCCGCGGCACCCGGGTCGGGTCCGCCCCGGAGCGCTTCGACCAGCGCGTCGAGCCCGCCCCGCGCCGCCCGGTCGTCTACTGGTGCCGCCACGGGCACCGGGTCGAGTTCCTGATCGCCGCCGAGGCCGAGACGCCAGCCGCCTGGGAGTGCCCCCGCTGCGGCGAGCCGGCCGGCCCCGACCCGGGCGACCCGCCGGGCCGCCAGCGCGCCGAGCCCTACAAGACCCACCTGGCGTACGTGCAGGAGCGGCGCACGCCGGAGGAGGGTGAGGCGCTGCTCGCCGAGGCCCTCGACGCGCTGCGCCGTCGCCGCGGCCGGGCCTGA
- the secG gene encoding preprotein translocase subunit SecG produces the protein MPIWFAYTMITLLVITSVLLVLLILLHRGKGGGLSSMFGGGVSSSLAGSSVAEKNLDRYTVLVGIVWFACIVGLGLWLRLQMATGT, from the coding sequence ATGCCGATCTGGTTCGCCTACACGATGATCACGTTGCTGGTCATCACCAGCGTGCTGCTCGTCCTGCTGATCCTCCTGCACCGCGGTAAGGGCGGCGGGTTGTCGAGCATGTTCGGCGGCGGCGTCAGCTCCAGCCTGGCCGGTTCCTCCGTGGCCGAGAAGAACCTCGACCGCTACACCGTTCTGGTGGGAATCGTCTGGTTCGCCTGCATCGTCGGGCTCGGGCTCTGGCTGCGCCTGCAGATGGCCACCGGCACCTGA
- the tpiA gene encoding triose-phosphate isomerase, with protein sequence MASTTRRPLMAGNWKMNLNHLEANLLVQKLAASLNEKQLTDVECVVLPPFTDLRTVQTAVDGDKLLIGYGAQDLSPHPSGAYTGDIAGPMLAKLGCGYVVVGHSERRQYHHEDDALVNAKVSAALANGLTPILCIGEGLEVREQSGQVRHCCDQLDGALKGLTAEQVTKVVVAYEPVWAIGTGKTATPEDAQEVCGAVRQRIAETYDENTAEQVRVLYGGSVKASNVAAIMAQPDVDGALVGGASLDAEEFAKICRFPEHTAR encoded by the coding sequence ATGGCGAGCACGACCCGCCGGCCGTTGATGGCCGGCAACTGGAAGATGAACCTGAACCACCTCGAGGCCAACCTGCTGGTGCAGAAGCTGGCCGCGAGCCTGAACGAGAAGCAGCTCACCGACGTCGAGTGCGTGGTGCTGCCGCCCTTCACCGACCTGCGTACGGTGCAGACCGCCGTGGACGGCGACAAGCTGCTGATCGGCTACGGCGCGCAGGACCTGTCGCCGCACCCGTCGGGCGCGTACACCGGTGACATCGCCGGGCCGATGCTGGCCAAGCTGGGCTGCGGCTACGTGGTGGTCGGCCACTCCGAGCGGCGGCAGTACCACCACGAGGACGACGCGCTCGTCAACGCGAAGGTGTCGGCGGCGCTGGCGAACGGGCTCACCCCGATCCTCTGCATCGGTGAGGGTCTGGAGGTCCGGGAGCAGTCGGGTCAGGTGCGGCACTGCTGCGACCAGCTCGACGGCGCGCTGAAGGGGCTCACCGCCGAGCAGGTCACCAAGGTCGTCGTGGCGTACGAGCCGGTCTGGGCGATCGGCACCGGCAAGACGGCCACGCCGGAGGACGCCCAGGAGGTCTGCGGCGCGGTGCGTCAGCGCATCGCCGAGACCTACGACGAGAACACCGCCGAGCAGGTTCGGGTCCTCTACGGCGGGTCGGTCAAGGCGTCGAACGTCGCCGCGATCATGGCCCAGCCGGACGTGGACGGGGCCCTCGTGGGGGGCGCGAGCCTGGACGCGGAGGAGTTCGCGAAGATCTGCCGGTTCCCGGAGCACACCGCCCGCTGA
- a CDS encoding phosphoglycerate kinase yields the protein MTIRNLDDLLAEGVSGRRVLVRADLNVPLDKQTGEITDDGRIRAVLPTLSALVQAGAKVVVCSHLGRPKGAPDPQFSLRPVAGRLGELLGAPVAFAEDTVGDSARSTVAGLADGQVALLENLRFNKGETSKDDAERGVFADQLAALGDAYVDDAFGAVHRKHASVHDVPARLPHVAGRLVLREVEVLSRLTGEPERPYVVVLGGSKVSDKLAVIEALLPTVDRLLIGGGMCFTFLKAQGHEVGTSLLEKDMVETCRNLMERAPGKIMLPVDVVAADAFAPDAAHDTVPADGIPSHRLGLDIGPETVAGFAAVLSQAKTVFWNGPMGVFEMAAFANGTRGVAEAITKADAFSVVGGGDSAAAVRALGLDESSFGHISTGGGASLEYLEGKTLPGIAALEN from the coding sequence GTGACGATCCGTAACCTCGACGACCTGCTCGCCGAGGGGGTGTCGGGTCGGCGCGTGCTCGTGCGCGCCGACCTGAACGTCCCGCTCGACAAGCAGACCGGGGAGATCACTGACGACGGCCGGATCCGGGCTGTCCTGCCGACGCTGAGCGCGCTGGTGCAGGCCGGCGCGAAGGTGGTCGTCTGCTCGCACCTGGGCCGCCCGAAGGGCGCCCCGGATCCGCAGTTCAGCCTCCGCCCGGTCGCCGGGCGGCTCGGTGAGCTGCTCGGCGCCCCGGTGGCCTTCGCCGAGGACACCGTCGGCGACTCGGCGCGGTCCACCGTGGCCGGTCTGGCCGACGGGCAGGTCGCACTGCTGGAGAACCTGCGGTTCAACAAGGGCGAGACCAGCAAGGACGACGCGGAGCGCGGCGTGTTCGCCGACCAGCTCGCGGCGCTCGGTGACGCCTACGTGGACGACGCGTTCGGCGCGGTGCACCGCAAGCACGCCAGCGTGCACGACGTGCCGGCCCGGCTGCCGCACGTCGCGGGCCGGCTGGTGCTGCGCGAGGTCGAGGTGCTCAGCCGCCTCACCGGCGAGCCGGAGCGGCCGTACGTGGTGGTGCTCGGCGGCTCGAAGGTCTCCGACAAGCTGGCCGTGATCGAGGCGCTGCTGCCGACGGTGGACCGGCTGCTCATCGGCGGCGGGATGTGCTTCACCTTCCTCAAGGCCCAGGGCCACGAGGTGGGCACGTCGCTGCTGGAGAAGGACATGGTCGAGACCTGCCGCAACCTGATGGAGCGCGCGCCCGGCAAGATCATGCTCCCGGTCGACGTGGTGGCCGCCGACGCCTTCGCGCCGGACGCCGCGCACGACACCGTGCCCGCCGACGGCATCCCCAGCCACCGGCTGGGCCTGGACATCGGCCCGGAGACGGTGGCCGGTTTCGCCGCCGTGCTGTCGCAGGCGAAGACCGTCTTCTGGAACGGCCCGATGGGCGTGTTCGAGATGGCGGCGTTCGCCAACGGCACCCGGGGCGTGGCCGAGGCGATCACCAAGGCCGACGCGTTCAGCGTGGTCGGCGGCGGCGACTCGGCCGCGGCGGTGCGTGCGCTGGGCCTGGACGAGTCCTCGTTCGGGCACATCTCCACCGGTGGCGGCGCCTCCCTGGAATACCTGGAGGGCAAGACCCTCCCCGGCATCGCGGCTCTGGAGAACTGA
- the gap gene encoding type I glyceraldehyde-3-phosphate dehydrogenase, producing the protein MTIRVGINGFGRIGRNFFRAVLASGADIEVVAVNDLTDNATLAHLVKYDSILGRLPHEVKATADEITVGGKTIKAYAEKDPANLPWGEVGADVVIESTGFFTDGTKAKAHLDGGAKKVIISAPAKNEDFTVVMGVNQDQYDPAKHNIISNASCTTNCLAPMAKVLQDTFGIQQGLMTTIHAYTQDQNLQDAPHKDLRRARAAALNIVPTSTGAAKAIGLVLPELKGKLDGYALRVPIPTGSATDLTVTVGRETTVDEVNAAIKAAAEGPLRGILTYNEDPIVSADIVTDPASCIFDAPLTKVIGNQVKVVGWYDNEWGYSNRLVDLVKLVGQSL; encoded by the coding sequence GTGACCATCCGGGTTGGCATCAACGGCTTCGGCCGGATCGGCCGCAACTTCTTCCGGGCAGTGCTGGCGTCCGGCGCTGACATCGAGGTCGTGGCGGTCAACGACCTGACCGACAACGCGACGCTCGCCCACCTTGTCAAGTACGACAGCATCCTGGGCCGCCTCCCGCACGAGGTGAAGGCCACCGCCGACGAGATCACCGTGGGCGGCAAGACCATCAAGGCGTACGCCGAGAAGGACCCGGCGAACCTGCCGTGGGGCGAGGTCGGCGCGGATGTCGTCATCGAGTCCACCGGTTTCTTCACCGACGGCACCAAGGCGAAGGCGCACCTCGACGGCGGGGCCAAGAAGGTCATCATCTCCGCGCCGGCGAAGAACGAGGACTTCACCGTGGTCATGGGCGTCAACCAGGACCAGTACGACCCGGCCAAGCACAACATCATCTCGAACGCCTCCTGCACCACGAACTGCCTCGCGCCGATGGCGAAGGTTCTGCAGGACACGTTCGGCATCCAGCAGGGTCTGATGACCACCATCCACGCGTACACGCAGGACCAGAACCTGCAGGACGCGCCGCACAAGGACCTGCGCCGGGCCCGCGCCGCCGCGCTCAACATCGTGCCGACCTCGACCGGCGCCGCGAAGGCGATCGGCCTGGTGCTGCCGGAGCTGAAGGGCAAGCTGGACGGTTACGCGCTGCGCGTGCCGATCCCGACCGGCTCCGCCACCGACCTGACCGTGACGGTCGGCCGGGAGACCACCGTGGACGAGGTCAACGCCGCGATCAAGGCCGCCGCCGAGGGCCCGCTGCGGGGCATCCTCACCTACAACGAGGACCCGATCGTCTCCGCCGACATCGTGACCGACCCGGCGTCGTGCATCTTCGACGCGCCGCTGACCAAGGTGATCGGCAACCAGGTCAAGGTCGTCGGCTGGTACGACAACGAGTGGGGCTACTCGAACCGCCTGGTGGACCTGGTCAAGCTGGTGGGTCAGTCGCTGTGA
- the whiA gene encoding DNA-binding protein WhiA encodes MAMTAAVKDELSRVDVPKPCCRRAEMAALLRFAGGLHIVSGRVVVEAELDTGAVARRLRREVAEVYGYPSEIHVLASGGLRKGSHFIVRVVKDGEALARQTGLLDVRGRPVRGLPPHVVAANVCCAVSAWRGAFMAHGSLTEPGRSSALEITCPGPESALALVGAARRIGITAKNREVRGVDRVVVKDGDAIAALLTRIGAHSSVLAWEERRVRREVRATANRLANFDDANLRRSARAAVAAAARVTRALEILADDAPNHLTSAGRLRLEHRQASLEELGALAEPPLTKDAIAGRIRRLLALADKRARDLGIPDTEAAVTPDMLVV; translated from the coding sequence ATGGCGATGACGGCTGCGGTCAAGGACGAGCTGAGTCGGGTCGACGTGCCCAAGCCCTGCTGTCGGCGGGCGGAGATGGCCGCCCTGCTGCGTTTCGCGGGCGGTCTGCACATCGTGTCGGGCCGCGTCGTGGTCGAGGCGGAGCTGGACACCGGCGCGGTGGCCCGCCGGCTGCGGCGGGAGGTGGCCGAGGTCTACGGCTACCCGAGCGAGATCCACGTGCTCGCCTCCGGCGGCCTGCGCAAGGGCAGCCACTTCATCGTGCGGGTGGTCAAGGACGGCGAGGCGCTCGCCCGGCAGACCGGCCTGCTCGACGTGCGGGGCCGCCCGGTGCGCGGCCTGCCGCCGCACGTGGTGGCCGCGAACGTCTGCTGCGCGGTCTCGGCCTGGCGGGGCGCGTTCATGGCGCACGGCTCGCTCACCGAGCCGGGCCGCTCCAGCGCGCTGGAGATCACCTGCCCCGGCCCGGAGTCGGCGCTGGCGCTCGTCGGCGCGGCCCGCCGCATCGGCATCACCGCGAAGAACCGCGAGGTGCGCGGCGTGGACCGGGTGGTGGTCAAGGACGGCGACGCGATCGCCGCGCTGCTCACCCGCATCGGCGCGCACTCCAGCGTGCTGGCCTGGGAGGAGCGGCGGGTACGCCGGGAGGTGCGCGCCACCGCCAACCGGCTGGCCAACTTCGACGACGCCAACCTGCGCCGCTCGGCCCGCGCGGCGGTGGCCGCCGCGGCCCGGGTGACCCGCGCGCTGGAGATCCTCGCCGACGACGCGCCCAACCACCTGACCTCGGCCGGCCGGCTGCGGCTGGAGCACCGTCAGGCGTCCCTGGAGGAGCTGGGCGCGCTCGCCGAGCCGCCACTGACCAAGGACGCCATCGCCGGCCGGATCCGCCGGCTGCTCGCGCTGGCCGACAAGCGCGCCCGCGACCTGGGCATCCCGGATACGGAAGCGGCAGTCACGCCCGACATGCTCGTGGTCTGA
- a CDS encoding gluconeogenesis factor YvcK family protein, translating into MTPTRVVAFGGGHGLSASLRALRHCVPELDLDITAVVTVGDDGGSSGRLRAERGGLPPGDLRQALVALAGDHPATRRSAALFQYRFTTAVPPAPTLAEPVPAARAGDSLAGHAVGNLLLHGLTELLGDPVAALDHAGAMLGAVGRVLPMSRQPVGIEARVRGADPAHPDEVSTVRGQHQVAVTPGTVESLRLNPPAPAACAEAVTAVRAADWLIFGPGSWYTSVLPHLLVPGLADAIVSSPARRLVTLNLVAEKETSGLSLPDHLDTLRRYLPELKVDRVLADSTAVGDPAAVERAAESLGARLVLAPVAVLDGTPRHDPAALGAALVPVLRADR; encoded by the coding sequence GTGACCCCGACCAGGGTGGTCGCCTTCGGCGGCGGGCACGGGCTCTCGGCGTCGCTGCGGGCGCTGCGGCACTGCGTACCCGAACTGGACCTGGACATCACCGCGGTGGTCACCGTCGGCGACGACGGCGGGTCCAGCGGGCGGCTGCGCGCGGAGCGCGGCGGCCTGCCCCCGGGTGACCTGCGTCAGGCGCTCGTCGCGCTGGCCGGCGACCATCCGGCCACCCGGCGCAGCGCGGCGCTGTTCCAGTACCGCTTCACCACCGCCGTGCCGCCGGCGCCGACGCTCGCCGAGCCGGTTCCGGCCGCCCGCGCCGGTGACTCGCTCGCCGGTCACGCGGTCGGCAACCTGCTGCTGCACGGCCTGACCGAGCTGCTCGGCGATCCGGTGGCCGCGCTCGACCACGCGGGCGCGATGCTCGGCGCGGTGGGGCGGGTGCTGCCGATGTCCCGTCAGCCGGTGGGCATCGAGGCGCGGGTCCGCGGCGCCGACCCGGCCCATCCGGACGAGGTGTCCACCGTGCGCGGGCAGCACCAGGTTGCGGTCACCCCGGGCACCGTCGAGTCGCTGCGGCTCAACCCGCCCGCGCCGGCCGCGTGCGCCGAGGCGGTGACCGCGGTACGCGCCGCGGACTGGCTGATCTTCGGGCCGGGCAGCTGGTACACGAGCGTGCTGCCGCATCTGCTGGTGCCGGGCCTGGCCGACGCGATCGTCTCCAGCCCGGCGCGGCGGCTGGTGACGCTCAACCTGGTGGCGGAGAAGGAGACCTCCGGGCTCTCCCTGCCCGACCATCTGGACACGCTGCGGCGCTATCTGCCCGAGCTGAAGGTGGACCGGGTGCTGGCGGACTCGACGGCGGTGGGTGATCCCGCGGCGGTCGAACGTGCGGCAGAATCGCTTGGTGCCCGGCTGGTCCTCGCTCCCGTCGCCGTCCTGGACGGCACGCCCCGTCATGATCCAGCTGCCCTGGGCGCCGCGCTGGTGCCTGTCCTGCGCGCCGATCGTTAG